The DNA window GGCATCGCGTATGTCTTTGCAGGCTTGAAGAACTTAGCCGGACCTTCCTCCTTGAACCTCTTCTTTATCTCGCTTCCAAGCTTGCGCCAGAGCTTCCAGTCGTTTTTTCCATAGAGGCTGACCGTGAAGAGCCTGGAGTATTCCAGCCCGTTTAGGGCCCCTTCACCCTCTCCAATTATTCTGACGAGCTTGAGAGAACCACCTATCCGGCGGAAGTACCTCTCTACAGAAGGCTTGGATTCAAAGACTATCCAGTTATTTCCTTCCTCAATTGATCTAACTTTTAGTCCAAATCTTCTCCCGAAAGAGTAAAATTCAGCACGACCTAGCTCTAGATTCTTGCCTAAAATTACTCCATACATGGATTGCGCTTTGAGTAAGCTTTTAAAAAGGTTCCGCGTAAATATAAATCACCAGAAATGTTCAGAACGAGTCTGCCGGTGACCGTTCATGTTGACAGTTGAGGTACTTAGATCCGTTGAAATCATACCCGATCCCTATACGCGTGCGATAACCTACGCAAGGCTAGGGGAGGTTCTGGCCCGCAAAAAAGACCCCCTGTACAAAGAGGCGTTTTTGAAAGCGTTTGATTCCCTAAAGTACATAAACGATCCTGAGCTCCTTCTGAGGGCAACTTTAGCCATTGGATACCACATGGGTAAAGCTGGGATCAGGGCATACTACAAGGTGTTTCTGAGGGCAGTGCAGGACTCTGCTGTTCTTTCTCCTCCAGTTAGGGACGAGATCCTGGCTTTGGCCGTCAAATATCTCATTAGTCTTGGCGACTTGGGGCAGGCAGTCTCACTTGCAACTGAAATTTCGGACAGAAAACTCGCACAGACAACATTCCTCCTAATCGTCAAGGCCGGAAGCCGGCTCATTCAGGACAGTTCACTGAAGGCAGCCTACAAGCTTAGAAAAATAAAACTTGCAGTTGAATACATAACCGATGAGCCGTACCGCTCAAAGGCATTATTGGAACTTGCAAAGGCTTTTGTGGCCATCGGTAGCTATGAAAGTGCGCTGGCCACGATAAAGGAGATAAACTCACCGGAGTGGGCAAAGATCGCGTTCAAAGAGCTTACGTTCATCCTAAGTCAGAAGGGTGTCATAGACAAGTTCATAGATGCGTTCTCTGAGCTTGCCAATGAGTTTAACTCCCGCTTTGGCTCCGACCTCGTCGTGGAGCTTGCAGAGGCCTTCCTACTCGCGGGGAACCCCAAACTGGCGGTCCAGATGCTCCACCGGCTCAAGGATCCGGCGCAAGTCATCTCCAAGATTGCACTTGAAGTACTAGAAAAGAACCCCGCAGTCATACCCGGACTTCTTGAGGCCCTCCCGGATGAGGAAGCGGTTATAGTCGGAAAAGCAGTAATGGACAAGATACTTGAGCGTCCCACAAAGGCCTTGGAAAACGTTGTTAAAGCCGTTGCGAGAAGGGTACGGGCGGAACCGATATGGGTGAAGGTAGCGAGGTATTACACCCTGATTGGTGACATCGAAGCCGCCAAGAGCATAGGTTTAGTACTCAGGGATCCCAAGCTTCGGTCAATAGTCCTGGCAGACGTTGCACGGAGCTACTTAAAGCAGAACAGAATAGAGGATGCCATAGATGCGGCACTTGAAGTAAGAGACAGCAAGTTCGTTTCCCTTCTCGTGTCAGAGATACTCGTCAGGTCTCTAAGTGAGGGGGGAGCCTAAATGGAGGTCATAAACCTGCTTAGAAAAAAATCGTCGACTAGAATTGAGTTTGTTCGTGACCTGGTCGCGTTTATGCTTTCCACAGATTTGGGAAATTCAAACGAAGTTCTGTTTAGGGACGCCGTGGATGAGGTGTACTCAATACTGCGCGAAGAAGTCGTCGAGAGAGGTAAAAAGGAACTGGCGGATGCCTATGAAAAGGCCGTTCTACTTAGGTTCGTTGTTTTTAATGAAGAAATGGACCCTAAAAAGCTCCTTAGTGATATCCTGGAAAGTACGAGGTGAGTGAGATGCTTTATGAAATCCCGATATCCACGAAGGAGAGATTCCAGATAATGGACATAACCGAGGAAGTTCAGAAGATGGTCTACAGATCAAAGGTGAAGCACGGCATAGCCGTTGTTTTCACCCATCACACAACAACTGGCCTCATGATAAACGAGTACGAGAGCGGCCTGATCGAGGATTTCAAGGCCAAGATGAAGGAGCTCATACCCAGAGGGGCCGGCTACACCCACGACAGGATAGACAGCAACGCCCACGCCCATCTGAGGGCTTCCCTTCTCCTGAACCCGGAGGTCGTCATACCCATAGACCAGGCCGAACTCCAGCTTGGGACGTGGCAGAGAATACTCTTCGTTGAGCTCGACGGCCCGAGGCACAGGCGGGTCTACGTGATGGTCTGCCCCTGCCCGGAGTTTCCGGAGGAGTGATCAGACGTACTGCGCCATGTAGGCTATCCTCTCAAGCAGTTCATTGAAGCCCTCGTAGGTAACCAGCGATAGGGCTATGGGTTCCTGCTCAAGCCTCTTCTTTATGACTTCTCTCAGCTCCTCAACGCGCTCTCGCGGAACGAGGTCGATCTTGTTGATGACGACTATTATCGGCTTCTCGTACCGGAACTTCAGCATGTGGTGGATCTTCTCCATCCCCCTGTGGAGGCCGACCGTCGCGTCGACCATGTGAATGATAATGTCAGCCGAGACTATCTCGTTGATTATCTCGCGGAACTTCTCCTCGCTCAGAACCTTCCCCCTGAGCTCCATCTCCGGGTCAAATAGGCCTGCAGTATCCATGAGGACAAATTCGTCAGCCCCACCGAGCGGGTTCTTCATGCCCTTGGATATCTTGAGCTTCCCAAAGCGCCTTCTTATGACTCCCTTTGTCGTCCCCGGCAGGTTCTCGACTTCGCTCACTCTTCCACCAATGAGGGCGTTCATAAGCGTTGATTTGCCAACGTTCTCAGCACCGATGATCGCAACCTTTATCATACCACCACCCATAAAGTTGTAGAGCAGACGGGATATAAAGGTGATGAGCATGAAGAGGGTCAAGCTGGGCCATCACTATTACTACGTTGTAACTCCTGAGGATCTCTCAACGAGGAAATTTAGGGGAAAGAACATCGTTCTTGAAGGGGCCATTGAGGATAAGCCCCTTGTAGAGTTCCTCCCCATGGAGCTCCCAAGCTGGAGGACGACGTTCAAGATCCACGGGTTTTCCGTCGAGTTCGCGGGAAGCCCATGCGTTGGAAAAGGGGACACCGTGAAAGTCTACGGCCGCTTTGTTGGGGAAGGGATAATAGCGACGGCCATCGAGACCGAGAGGGCCATCTTCACGACGGAGGAATGAAGATGCTGGAGCTTTTCATCGAGCTCGGCAACCTGAAGAAGCTGAAGAGGACAGGGTGGATTTTAAGGGGCGTTCCAAATCCGGAGAGCATAGCGGACCACTCCTTTCGAACGGCGTTGATAACCCTTTTTTTAGCGGACGAGCTTAAAAGGAAGGGCGTTGAAATAAACCCCGACAGGGCCCTTCGGATAGCCCTTCTCCACGACATCGGAGAGGCGAGAATAACAGACATTCCCCAGCCAGCCCTCAAGTACGTGGACAAGTCAGAAGCAGAAAGAAAGGCCGTTGAAGCCCTGCTGAGAGCCAGCCCGCTACCCGAGGAATACTACCGGCTCTGGCTCGAGTACGAGGAGGAAAGCACACCCGAAGGCCGGCTCGTCAGGTTCGCAGATAAGCTTGAAATGCTCATCCAGGCCCTTGAGTACGAGTCCGCAGGTGTCTCGGGCCTCGACGAGTTCTGGGGCACCCTCGAAAGCCTCAGAAAGAGCGAGTTCTACGGATACTTCAAAGAGATAGTTGACGGCCTCGAAGGGTTGAGAAAACAAAAGCGTTTGCTTTAATTCTTTTGTTTACCCAAAACGTTTAAATTACTCACTTCTGTCCTCTTTACGGTGGTTCAAATGAGAAAGGTCGGACTGTTGCTGACGGCAATCCTTCTGCTGGCCGTTTTCTCGGCCGGCTGTATATCGGGCTCTTCGGGAAATACGGGCACCTCTGAGAAGGAAGCAACCCTGATTGTTTTCCACGCGGGCTCGCTCAGCATACCCTTCCAGCAGCTCGAAAACGAGTTCTCCGCCTATGCTGAAAAGAACCTCGGTGTCAAGGTGAAGTTCCAGGACGAGGCGAGCGGGAGCGTTAAGGCCGTCAGGAAGGTCACCGACCTGCACCGGAAGGCCGACATAGTGGCGGTTGCGGACTACACCCTCATACCCCAGATGCTCGTCCCCAACTACACGGACTTCTACGTCCTCTTCGCAACAAACGAGATCGTCATAGCCTTCACGGACAAGAGCAAGTACGCCGACGAGATGAAGGCCCACCCGGATAAGTGGTACGAGATACTGGCACGCGACGACGTTTCCTTCGGCTTCTCAGACCCGAACCAAGACCCCTGTGGCTACCGCTCGGTAATTGTGATGAAGCTCGCCGATCTCTACTACGGGAAGCCGATATTTGAGACGCTGGTGGAGAAGAACACCAACATCTACGCCAACGGCACTCACATCTACGCCCCCAAGGAGATACAGGTCAAGACCAAGAGGCTCGTCATAAGGCCGAAGGAGACAGATTTAACCGGCCTCGTTGAATCCGGAAGCCTTGACTACTTCTTCATCTACAAGAGCGTCGCCGAACAGCACAACCTCAGCTACATCACCCTACCGGACGAGATAAACCTCAAGGACTTCAACAAGGCCGACTACTACGGACAGGTCGAGATAACCCTCGGCTCGACCGGGAAGACGATAAAGGCCAAGCCAATCGTTTACGGCGTCACCGTTCTCAAGGACGCACCCAACAGGGAGCTGGCGATTGAATTCCTCAAGTTCCTGCTCGGAGAAGAGGGCAAGAATGTCTTCAAGGAGAACCACCAGGACTTCCTGAACCCGCCTGTGGCATTCGGAAACGCGCCCGAGGAGATAAAGGGGCTGGTTGAGGTTCGGGAGCCTACTCCCGGACAACCCTGATGTCAAGCTTTTCAAAGTCCCTATCAAAGGTGTAGATTTCACCCATCCCCCTTCTTTCATTTTCACGTAAGCCAGTGCGTCGTTTATGCCGAGGTTCTTCTCCTCAGCTATCAGTGTTGCCTTCAGGTAGTCTCCATAAGAAACATCGAGAACCTTCAGGTTTTTCATAGTTAAGAGTGCCAGAAGAATCCCAGTTGCCTTTTTCTTTCCCGCGCGGCTCTCGACGATGTTCGCGACTTCGCTGAGGTGAACTACCGTTGTAGAGACTTCTTCTCCCTCACTTATCCTCCCAAGTATCTCCTTTGCAACCTCTTTCATCATGCGAACATTTTCTGGAGGTTCCTTCCTAGGTTTTAAGGAGGGCATAAATGAAGACGTTGGCGTCGATGAACCTCATCACTCCCACAGCCCCCTCTTGAGCTCTTCCCAATCCTTCAGCTCTTCCACCTCAACGCTGTCGAAGAACCTCCTCAGGTCGGCCTTTTTCCGCGGGAGAACTTCAATCCTGTCGCCTAAGTCAACGATGATTACCTCATCACCGAGCTTCTCCCTGAGTTCCTTGGGGAGATGGAGCCTTCCCTGCGCGTCTATCCTCTTCACGACTACTTCCATGCTCTTACAAAAATTTATATGTTATTGGAGCGCTAAATAGTTTTTGGTGAAAATTTGGCTTTGTGGAGAAAGCAGTTCTATTTAACAAATCCACAACTCTTAAATAAGCATTCCTCCAACTTTGGAGCGATGCACCGGGACTACACTCTCTACCTCTTTGCAGCACTTGGGAGCTTCCTGATAGCCTACATAGCCGTCCCCATAGCGGTGGTTTTCCTCAAGCAGGCCTCCGACGTGGGGATGCTCGTTAAAACCCTCCACGACCCGTATGTGATAGGGGCCATCAGAAACTCCCTTCTAACCGCGACCGCAACCACTCTGATAGCCCTCCTTTTCGGCGTTCCCCTCGGCTACGTTCTGGCGAGAAAAGATTTCCCCGGAAAGAGCACCGTCCAAGCACTGGTGGATGTCCCTATAGTCATTCCGCACTCCGTTGTTGGAATAATGCTCCTCGTCACGTTCTCGAACTCAATCCTCGACAGCTACAGGGGGATAGTAGCCGCCATGCTCTTCGTTTCCGCCCCGTTCACGATCAACGCCGCAAGGGATGGTTTCCTGGCTGTGGATGAGAAGCTCGAAGCAGTCGCCAGAACCCTCGGTGCTTCTCGCTGGAGGGTCTTCGCCTCAATATCCCTACCGATGGCATTTCCCTCAATAGCGAGCGGGGTCATAATGACGTGGGCGAGGGCCATAAGCGAGGTCGGCGCGATACTGATAGTTGCATACTACCCAAAGACGGCCCAGGTTCTAATCCTTGAGTACTTCAACAACTACGGACTGCGAGCATCGAGGCCGATAGCGGTTGTCATGGTGAGTCTGAGCCTCGGAATCTTTATACTGCTCCGCTGGCTGGTGGGGAGGAAGAATGCTGGAAGTTAGGGGGATTTCCAAGGACTACCGCGAGTTTCATCTTAGGGACGTTACCTTCTCGGTTAAACGGGGAGAGCACTTCATAATCCTCGGGCCGAGCGGCGCCGGGAAGACAGTCCTCCTTGAAGTAATAGCAGGGATAATCGAACCCGACTCGGGAAGGATATTCCTGAACGGAGAGGAGGACATAACGAGCCTGCCACCTGAAAAGCGCGGCTTGGCGTACATACCGCAGAACTACGCTCTCTTCCCGAACATGAGCGTCTTCGAAAACATCGCCTTCGGCCTGAAAGTGCGGAAGGCTCCAAAGGCTGAGATAGAGAGGAAGGTACGGGAGCTATCGGAGATCCTGGGCATCTCTCACCTCCTCAAAAGAAAGCCGAAGACCCTGAGCGGCGGTGAACAGCAGAGGGTGGCGATAGCGAGAGCTTTAGCCGTTGAGCCGAAGCTTCTCCTCTTAGATGAGCCCTTTGCAAACCTAGACGTCGGCACGAGGGGAAGGCTTATCAGAGAGATGAAGCGCTGGAGGAAGGAGCTCGGCTTCACGGCCCTCCACGTTACACACTCCTTCGAGGAGGCCGTGAGCCTGGGAGACCGCGTTGGAGTCATGCTCGGTGGAAGGCTCGTACAGACCGGGCCGGTTAGGGAGGTCTTCTCGAGGCCCGCCAGTGAGGAAGTGGCGAAGTTCCTCGGCTTCGAGAACATCATCGAGGGAACCGCCGACGGAAGAACGCTGAAGGCCAACGGGATAACCATAGAGCTTCCCATCGAGGCCTCCGGGAGAGTGAGGGTTGGAGTGAGGCCAGAGGACATCGTGCTATCGGCTGAGCCCTTGAAGAGCTCGATGAGGAACACCTTCGAGGCCGTGGTCGAGGGAGTTGAGGAACTCGGCCCGCTCGTCAGGGTGAGGCTCAGGGCGGGCAATACGGAGCTTTCGGCTTTCATCACGCGCTCCTCGGTCTTCGAGCTCGGCCTCGAGGCAGGTAAAAAAGTGTGGGTGGGCTTCAAGGCAAGCGCGGTTCACGTGTTTTAAATTGAAACAGAAAGTCACTCTATCTTCGCCCCACAGACAGGACAGAACTTCGCTCCTTCGGGGACAATGTGGCCGTTGGGACAGCGCTTTATCTCGTGGCCACAGTAGGGACAGAACCTCGCTCCAGGTGGGAGCGGCTTGCCGCAGTAGAGGCATATCTCCTGTTGCTGGGGCTGAGCCGGAGCGGCCTGTTGTTGAGGCTGGTTCTGGTAGCCAGCGGGCGGGACTCCACCGCCGGCGTATGGTTGCGCCGGCTGGGCAGGCTGAGCCTGCGGCTGCATCAGCTGTGGGATGAGAACCATTCCAGTACCAACTGAGGCGCTTCCGCTCTTCCCAAGCTCCGCCGCCACCTGCTTCGCGGTGTCAAGCTGCATAACTGCCTGGGCGTTCCCCGTCTGCATTATCCAGAAGAGCCTCTGCCTCCACTCGTCCGTCGTGTTCACTCCTTCAATCTTAACATCGACGAGTTCAAGGCCCAGCCTCCTGAAGTCCTCCATGAGCTTTACCTTAACTTGAGTGCTCACCATGTCGAGGTTCTAGAAGAGGTCAACTATGGAGTACGTGCTGAGGTGCTTCATCATGCCCTCGTTGAAGTATGCCCTGATGAACTTGGTTACGTCGCTCGTGTCGTAGAGGCTCTGGCCGCCCACTACCTCTGTCAGGAACTGAACTGGGTCGGCAACCTTGAACCAGTAGACTCCGTAGTACTTTATGGGGGCGAGCTCCCTCGTCTAGGTCTCGCTTCCGTATCTTCCCTGGAACTCCTTCATGCTGACGAAGATTACAGTTGCTTTGAACGGGCTGTTGCTCCCGCCGACGAGCTTGTAGAGCTTCGGAAGGTTCATAGTGGTCAGCGTGTGCCTTCCCGGGCCGAGGACATCGTAGATTTTGCCGTCGCGCATGAAGACCGCTACCTCGTACTCGTGGACTATGAGCTGGGCACCCCACTTTATGACCTCGTTCGGGTACCTCCAGATTATCTCGTCCTCTCCGGGATTGACCCACTCAATAACCTGCACCATATCACTCACCCCTCAGTATTGCGCTCCTTCCTTCGAGGACTTCCTCAAAGTTCCTCAGCATGTCATCGAGGGCGAAGACCTCTCCTCCGAGCCGGGATGGGTCGGCAACGGCTCCGGAGATTGCACCGGCCTTCTCCCTGATCCCCTCGGCCAGCTCTATCATCTTCGCGTCGTACTCGATGAGCTTCTCAAGCTCCTTCTCCTTTATCTTCACCCTGTCAAAGTAGCCGGCGTAGCCGGCTTCGGCATGCTTGACCTTCCCCTCGAGCATTACCAGCCTCTTCCTCATGTCCTCTATCGCCATGAGCATGTTGCAGTTCACCATTGCGCACCTCTGGAGTGCCCTTTCAAGTTCTCTCCTTGCCCCCGCGAGTATTTCAGCGGCCTTTGCCCTCACGAGCCTGTCGTCCTCCCTCATCAGCTCCTTCTTCTTGTAGCCGTGGAAACCGGGAACGACGAGCTCAAGCTTTTCCCATATCAAAGTTTCCTTCCCCATGATATCACCTCAAACGGGCATGAAGTAAGTGTTGCCCTTCTTTATCCCCATAACTTCGCTAACAACCCTCTTACTGACCGAACCTTTTGAGAAGACCCCAGCCGCTCCGGCTCCGCCTCCAACGAGGCCGCCGATGAGCCCCCAGACTGTTCCGGCGTAGGCGGACGCTATCAGTCCGAGCAGGGCTCCTGCACCTATCAGCCCGATGCCGAGGAGAGTAGCTCTCTTTCTTGCCTCGCTCATTAGCGGATACTCCGCCCTTATCACCCTTCCATCGGTCCCATCGACGAAGTTGACAAAGCTCTGCCCGTTGTACTCGTAGTGAACCTCCCAGACGGGATAGTGTACAAGACCCTGGAAAACAACTTCAAGCTCAAACCCACCGGTTCTGGCGCTTTCCTCTCTCGCCTCCTGCTGCAACGCCGTCGTTATATGGGAGCGCGCTATCTCTTCCGCCTGCTCCCTCGGCATCTCCGGCTCGTAGTACTTCCCCTTCTTCACTATTGTCTCGTCAAAGAACCTCTTGCCCCTGACCGGGAACGGGTAGTTCATCAGGAGAGTCTTGAAGGGCGAACCCGCTGGAATTCCAAGGAAGCGGACCTCTTCAACGGTCTCCTTGTACTTGTCCTTCCCGTGGAGGTAGAAGAAATAAACCGGGACCCAGTGGAGCTCTTTCTTCGTAACCCTCGCGTCCACTATGTCAGCCGGGGCACCGTACTGCCTTGAGAGGAACTTGAGGAGCTTCCCGGCAGGGTCTTCCCTCATCGGCGGGAAGAAGAAGTGCTCCCCAACCTTCTCGCCGCTCTCGACCTTGAACGTTGCCCCGCAGTAGGGACAGGTCGCGACCGTGACGGTGTCGGGAACCTTGAACGTTGCCGAACAGACCGGGCATGTTACCTCCATCAGATCACCCCCAGGGAGCCTTCCCTCTCGAGTCTCTGCCCTTCGAGGGCCTTACTGCCGGCGAACCAGCCGAGAGCGGCCCCACCCACCATCGCCAGTATTCCAAAAACGGGCGACGCCGAAACAAAAGCCCCGCCGAAGGCCGCTATCAGTGCCCCAACTCCTGCCCCGGCCAGATATTCGGCTCTTCTGAACAGGTTCATCGGCTCGGTGGCAGCGACTGCCTTCCCGTCCCAGCCCGCGAAGACGGTCTGGAATATCGAGTTCCCGTATTTGTAATAGACCACCCACATCGGAAGGAGAAGGAGCCTGACATCTTCAGGTTCCGAAGCGTGGATATCAAAGCGCTCTATCCTGTCGGATTTCGCCAGAAAGCGGTTCCTTATCACGTCCACAGCGTCTTCTCTCATCATGAGCTTCGCGTGCAGTTCGTCCATCTCCGTGTTGAGGAGCTCCAGCTTTATCCTGCTCCAGCTCTCTTCATCGAGATCAATCAGCTTCAGTTCCTTCGGCCTGCTCTTCGAGAAGTGCTTTATCATGTCCTCAACGCCGAAGCTCTTTACTTTTTTCTCCTGAAAGCCTCACCCTTTGAGGCGGGGATGAAGTAATCGAAAAACCAGTCCTTGAGCGGGAAAGCAAAACCATTTTAAAACCCAAAAAACATACCATACTTTAGAATGAAGCGGTCAATAACAGTAAAACTACAACCCTCAAAAGAGCAAGAAAAAAACCCTCAAAGAGTTAGCCCTTATTAGCTCGAAAATTTGGAATAAAGTGAACTATCTGAGAAGACAAGAATTCTTCGAAGGAAAACCAATAGACTTTAACAAAACCGAGAAAATCGTTTATGAAGAATTCAAATCCGAAATAGGCTCGGCAACAGTCCAGCAAATTTGCAGGAAGAACGCTGAGGGCTGGCGTTCATTCTTCTCACTCATCAGGAACAAACGGAACGGAGAACTCCCCAACTGGTTCAAGCCTAAACCACCGAACTACATCAAAGAAGGGGGCTTAATAGTCCTCAGGAACGACCAATATAAAATTGAAGGCAATAAACTAATCCTCAAAGGCCTCGGAAAATTCAAACGTCTTGAAGTCCAGTTCAAGGGAAGAATTCACCTCAAAGGCAAGCAAGGAAGATTAGAAATTCACTACGACCCTGTTAAACGAAAATGGTATGCTCACATAAGCTATACCGTCGAGGAGAAACTTTACGGTAGAGAATGGGTTAAACTCCCAAGGCAACCTTTAGGAAACCTTTCAGCGGGAATTGACCTCGGAG is part of the Thermococcus stetteri genome and encodes:
- a CDS encoding tetratricopeptide repeat protein; its protein translation is MLTVEVLRSVEIIPDPYTRAITYARLGEVLARKKDPLYKEAFLKAFDSLKYINDPELLLRATLAIGYHMGKAGIRAYYKVFLRAVQDSAVLSPPVRDEILALAVKYLISLGDLGQAVSLATEISDRKLAQTTFLLIVKAGSRLIQDSSLKAAYKLRKIKLAVEYITDEPYRSKALLELAKAFVAIGSYESALATIKEINSPEWAKIAFKELTFILSQKGVIDKFIDAFSELANEFNSRFGSDLVVELAEAFLLAGNPKLAVQMLHRLKDPAQVISKIALEVLEKNPAVIPGLLEALPDEEAVIVGKAVMDKILERPTKALENVVKAVARRVRAEPIWVKVARYYTLIGDIEAAKSIGLVLRDPKLRSIVLADVARSYLKQNRIEDAIDAALEVRDSKFVSLLVSEILVRSLSEGGA
- a CDS encoding secondary thiamine-phosphate synthase enzyme YjbQ; translated protein: MLYEIPISTKERFQIMDITEEVQKMVYRSKVKHGIAVVFTHHTTTGLMINEYESGLIEDFKAKMKELIPRGAGYTHDRIDSNAHAHLRASLLLNPEVVIPIDQAELQLGTWQRILFVELDGPRHRRVYVMVCPCPEFPEE
- a CDS encoding Era-like GTP-binding protein, with the translated sequence MIKVAIIGAENVGKSTLMNALIGGRVSEVENLPGTTKGVIRRRFGKLKISKGMKNPLGGADEFVLMDTAGLFDPEMELRGKVLSEEKFREIINEIVSADIIIHMVDATVGLHRGMEKIHHMLKFRYEKPIIVVINKIDLVPRERVEELREVIKKRLEQEPIALSLVTYEGFNELLERIAYMAQYV
- a CDS encoding GTP-binding protein: MKRVKLGHHYYYVVTPEDLSTRKFRGKNIVLEGAIEDKPLVEFLPMELPSWRTTFKIHGFSVEFAGSPCVGKGDTVKVYGRFVGEGIIATAIETERAIFTTEE
- a CDS encoding HD domain-containing protein, which produces MLELFIELGNLKKLKRTGWILRGVPNPESIADHSFRTALITLFLADELKRKGVEINPDRALRIALLHDIGEARITDIPQPALKYVDKSEAERKAVEALLRASPLPEEYYRLWLEYEEESTPEGRLVRFADKLEMLIQALEYESAGVSGLDEFWGTLESLRKSEFYGYFKEIVDGLEGLRKQKRLL
- the wtpA gene encoding tungstate ABC transporter substrate-binding protein WtpA, yielding MRKVGLLLTAILLLAVFSAGCISGSSGNTGTSEKEATLIVFHAGSLSIPFQQLENEFSAYAEKNLGVKVKFQDEASGSVKAVRKVTDLHRKADIVAVADYTLIPQMLVPNYTDFYVLFATNEIVIAFTDKSKYADEMKAHPDKWYEILARDDVSFGFSDPNQDPCGYRSVIVMKLADLYYGKPIFETLVEKNTNIYANGTHIYAPKEIQVKTKRLVIRPKETDLTGLVESGSLDYFFIYKSVAEQHNLSYITLPDEINLKDFNKADYYGQVEITLGSTGKTIKAKPIVYGVTVLKDAPNRELAIEFLKFLLGEEGKNVFKENHQDFLNPPVAFGNAPEEIKGLVEVREPTPGQP
- a CDS encoding AbrB/MazE/SpoVT family DNA-binding domain-containing protein, translating into MEVVVKRIDAQGRLHLPKELREKLGDEVIIVDLGDRIEVLPRKKADLRRFFDSVEVEELKDWEELKRGLWE
- the wtpB gene encoding tungstate ABC transporter permease WtpB translates to MHRDYTLYLFAALGSFLIAYIAVPIAVVFLKQASDVGMLVKTLHDPYVIGAIRNSLLTATATTLIALLFGVPLGYVLARKDFPGKSTVQALVDVPIVIPHSVVGIMLLVTFSNSILDSYRGIVAAMLFVSAPFTINAARDGFLAVDEKLEAVARTLGASRWRVFASISLPMAFPSIASGVIMTWARAISEVGAILIVAYYPKTAQVLILEYFNNYGLRASRPIAVVMVSLSLGIFILLRWLVGRKNAGS
- the wtpC gene encoding tungstate ABC transporter ATP-binding protein WtpC; translation: MLEVRGISKDYREFHLRDVTFSVKRGEHFIILGPSGAGKTVLLEVIAGIIEPDSGRIFLNGEEDITSLPPEKRGLAYIPQNYALFPNMSVFENIAFGLKVRKAPKAEIERKVRELSEILGISHLLKRKPKTLSGGEQQRVAIARALAVEPKLLLLDEPFANLDVGTRGRLIREMKRWRKELGFTALHVTHSFEEAVSLGDRVGVMLGGRLVQTGPVREVFSRPASEEVAKFLGFENIIEGTADGRTLKANGITIELPIEASGRVRVGVRPEDIVLSAEPLKSSMRNTFEAVVEGVEELGPLVRVRLRAGNTELSAFITRSSVFELGLEAGKKVWVGFKASAVHVF
- a CDS encoding zinc ribbon domain-containing protein, producing the protein MEVTCPVCSATFKVPDTVTVATCPYCGATFKVESGEKVGEHFFFPPMREDPAGKLLKFLSRQYGAPADIVDARVTKKELHWVPVYFFYLHGKDKYKETVEEVRFLGIPAGSPFKTLLMNYPFPVRGKRFFDETIVKKGKYYEPEMPREQAEEIARSHITTALQQEAREESARTGGFELEVVFQGLVHYPVWEVHYEYNGQSFVNFVDGTDGRVIRAEYPLMSEARKRATLLGIGLIGAGALLGLIASAYAGTVWGLIGGLVGGGAGAAGVFSKGSVSKRVVSEVMGIKKGNTYFMPV